DNA sequence from the Devosia lacusdianchii genome:
CGCGCCGCTGCCAGCATGGCCGAAAGCCTTGCCGCCGCGTCCGATACCAGCCGCGAGCCCAGGCTCACCTCGCCGGCCGACTGCTCGATCAACACCTTGACATCAGCCGAAGCGCTGGCTGCCGACTGGGCCAGGCGCCGCACTTCCACGGCCACCACCGCAAAGCCCTTGCCGGCATCGCCGGCGCGGGCCGCTTCGACCGAGGCGTTGAGGGCCAGGAGATTGGTCTGGAAAGCGATATCGTCGATCAGCCCGATAATGTTGGAAATCTTGCCCGAGCTGGCTTCGATCGCCGCCATGGCGGCATTGGCCTTTTCCATCACCTGGCCGCCTTCCTCAGCCGTGCGCGTCACTTCGCCGGCATTGACGCTGGCATCGCGAGCGCGCTCGGCATTCTGGATGACCGTGCCCGCCAGCTGGTCCATGGCGGCAGAGGTTTCTTCGATCGTCGCCGCCTGCTTGGTGGTGCGCTCGGAAAGATCGTTGGCACCCGACAGGATTTCGCCGGTCGCGGTCTTGAGCGTCCGCGAGGTGTTCTTGAGGCGGCTGACCACGTCGGTCAGTGTATCGGCCACCGCATTGGTATCCGCCTTGAGGCGGGCGAAGGCACCCTGGTACTCGCCCTCCATCCGCTCGGTCAGGTCGGTATTGGCCAGGGCCGTCAGCACGCGGCCGGTTTCGCCCAGGCCGCGTTCGACCGTACCCACGAGGCTATTGACGCTTGCCGCCAGGCCATTGAGTTCCGGATCGGGGAATTCGGCATTGACCCGGCCGCTGAAGTCGCCGGCGATGGCGCCATCCACCACCTGCCCGAACGCACCCTGCAACTCGCGCATCATGGTCCGGCGCTGCTGCTCCTCGGCGATAATGCGGGCGGCCTCGGCCTCGGTCATCTGGCTGACCTTGAGCCCGTTCTCGCGGAACACCGCTACGGCGCGCACCATATTGCCGATCTCGTCGCTGCGATCCTGCCCTTCGAGCGCCACCTCGAAGTCATTGTCGGCGAGGCGCACCATGTCGCCGGTCAAAGCCGCGATCGGGCGGCTGATGGAGCGAGCGATGAGAACGCCCAGCACCAGCATCACTGCCATCGCGCCCAGCGTGATAGCGGCGCTGGCCATGGCGGCCTGCCAGAAGATGGCGTCGACCGTCGTCAGCAGCACACCCGAGCCGATCACCCAGCCCCAGGGCTCGAAAGCCTGCGCATAGGTCACCTTGTCCTTGAACGTTCCATCCTTGTCCTTGAAGGCGTAGGACACGAAGTAGGACCCCTGCGTCTTGGCCGCAGTGATCATCTCGTCGAGATAGAGCTTGCCGTTGCCGTCGACCACGGCCTTGCGGTCCGTGCCCTCTTTTTCGGGCTGATAGGCATGCATCACGTTGACGTAGTCGTAGCTGTCGATGAACAGGTACTCCCCGTCCTGGTAGCGCATGAACCGCAGTGCCTCGAGCGCCGCCGCCTGGGCGGCCTCGGTCGTCATCGTGCCGGCCTCTGCCAGATCATAGTAATGCTGCACCACACCGGCGCCGGCCTGCACCACGCTCTGGATTTCGGTGCGCTTGAACGCGTCCAGGTCCTGCCGCAGCGCATAGAGCTGGTAGGAGACGATGGCAAAGAACCCCAGCGCGAAGACGAAGAGCAGGCTGTAGAGGCGTCTGGCGATACTGCCGGTGAACAAACGAGACAAGGTGGGCTCCAGGGGACGAACGATCAAAAGGGGTTGGCAGTCGCGGCAACGCCGAGACCAAAGCTGCAAGCGGTGATGGAGAAGCTCCTGGACGGCATCGAACCTCGTAGTGGCTCACGCCCGCTCGGCGGGATGAGTCAGAGATTTAAGTGCGTCCGAGGTAGATAATCGCAGTTCGGCATTAAGGCGCGGTAAACCACGCCGGCCTCCGAAGCCCAAAAACGCGAAGGGCGCCCAATCGGCGCCCTTGCTGCTTCAACTCGGAGATGCGCCTAGAACTCGGACCAGTCCTTGGCGATGGCGGCATTGCCCTCGCTGAGATAGGAGCGGGCGGCGGAGCGCACCTTGTCGACCACACCGCGCGCTTGTGTCGTCGCCCGCACCGGTCTCGCCGACCTGGCGGTGGCGCTGTCTATCGTGAACACATCCACCACGCGGTCGAGCTCGCTGGCCTGCGCCTCGGTCTGCTCGATCGCCGCGTTGGTTTCTTCCACCAGCGCGGCATTGTGCTGGGTCATCTCATCGAGCGCCCGCACGGCGACCGTCACCTCGTCGATAGCGGCGGCCTGCTCGCGGCTGGCTCGGGCGATCGACTGCATCAATTCGGCATTCTCGTTGATGGCGGACAGCATGGCGGCCAGCTGCTCGGCGGCGTTGGAGACCAGCTTGCTGCCACCTTTGACCTCGCTCGCCGATTGCTCGATGAGCGCCTTGATGTCGGACGAGGCGCTGGCCGCCGATTGCGCCAGGCGCCGCACTTCCACCGCCACCACCGCAAAGCCCTTACCGGCATCGCCGGCGCGCGCCGCTTCCACCGACGCATTGAGCGCCAGCAAATTGGTCTGGAAGGCAATGTCGTCGATCATGCCGATAATGTTGGAAATCTTGGACGAACTCGACGTGATGCGTTCCATCGCCGCATTGGCGTCACCCATGGTGACACCGCTTTGCGCCGCCGTAGCCGAGACCTTCTGCGCCATACCGTTGGCGTCTTCCGCCATGCGGGCATTGTCCGCCACCGTGGACGCCAATTGCTCCATGGCCGCCGTGGTTTCCTCGATCGTCGCCGCCTGCCGCGTGGTCCGTTCGCTGAGATCGTTCATGCCCGACAGGATTTCGCCGGTGGCCTGCTTCAGCGCGCCCGAGATCTGCTTGGCGCCGCCAACCACTTCGGTCAGCTTCTCGCTCACCGCATTGGTATCGCTCTTGAGGCGGGCAAAAGCGCCCTGGTAATCGCCCAGCATACGCTTGGTCAGGTCGGTATCGGCCAAGGCGCCCAGCACCACGCCGGTTTCGCCAATGCCGCGATCCACGGTTTCGACCAGGCTGTTGACGCTGCCCGCCAGCGAGTTGAGCTCCTGGTCGGGGAACTGGGCATGTACGCGCTTGGAGAAGTCGCCGGCGATCGCCGCATCCACCACTTCGCCGAAGGCCGCCTGCAATGCGACCATCATGTCGGTGCGCTCGACCCGGCGCCGCACCGAGGCGGCCCGCTCTTCCTCGGTCATCTGGCTCATCTTGGCGCCGTTGTCGCGGAAGATCTCGACGGCACGCGCCAGCTTGCCGATCTCATCGGCACGCGTGGTGCCGGGCACCTCGACATCATGATTGCCGCCGGCAACGGTCTCGACCGTCGCCGTCAGCGCACCCAGCGGCTTGCCGAGCATGCCGCGCAGCAGCATGAACAGGATGGCGCAAGCCACCAGCACGCAGAGCGCAGCCAGACCCGCAATGGTCAGCCGAACTTCGTTGACCGTCGCCGCCAGCGTGGCCTCGGGCACGCTCGAAATCACCACCCACTGGTCCGATGCCGTGCCCACCGTGATCGGCTGGGCGATATTGTTCATCGCTACGCCGCTGCCATCGGCACTACCGGCCTCGGCCGAGCCAGCCGTCAGCGCATTCGCCACGAGATTGGCCAGTGGATCGGCCGCATCAAGCGGCTTGCCGAGCAGCGCCGCATCGGGATGCGCAACGACGATGCCGGATGCGGTGACCACCGCGACATTGCCGGTACCGAGCGGCTTGATAGCGGCTAGGCGCGCACCGAGGTCGGCCAGTGACAGATCGACGCCGGCAGTACCGAGATAGGTCCCGCCCGCCTTGATCGGGGCGCCGAACGACATGATCAGCGTATCAACGCCGCCGACACTGTAATTGTAGGGCTCGATAGCCGCCAGCCGATCGAGTGCCTTGGGCACCTGGTAATAGGCACCGGCTGTCTGGTCATCATAATCGAGGAGCGCTTCCACCGCGACCGAGCCACTGCCGCGGTTCCAGTACGGCACATAACGCCCCGAGGCGTCCGTGCCCGTCGTATTGACGAATTGCGCATCCTTGCCGTCGAGCGCATTGGGCTCCCAACCCGACCAGGTGCCGAGCAGTTCCGTGTTGCGCTCTAGCGCGCCCCGCAGCACCGCGTCATAAGTCGCTCGATCGCTCACGCCCGAGGCCTTGAGCGCTTCAAGCACACCCGCCAGGTCATAGGCTACGCTGGAGGCGGCAGTGAGGCTTGCCTCGACCTCGCGGGCCACCGACTGCGTCGCCGCGGTTTGCAGCGCCTGGGTTTGCGCTTCGATGGTCCGGCTGACCTGCAACACCAGCAGCACGATGCCGATGGCAAAGGTAATCGCCAGCGCTACGCCACTGAGCAGCGCAACCTTGATAGACAGAGAACGCGTAAACATCGTCGGAGCGCCTATGGGCTAGAATTCGTTCCAGTCGGGAGCAACTGCCGCGTTGCCATGTGTGGTGAGATTGGCCGAAGCCGATGCCAGACGTTGCTGGAGGCCACGAGCGCCCCCGACATTGCGCTCGCGCACCGGTGCCTCGGCCTGACGGCCGCCGATCTGGAACACTTCCACAATGCGGTCCAGCTCGGTCGCCTGCGCCTCGGTCTGCTCGATCGCGGCATTGGTCTCTTCCACCAGGGCCGCATTGTGCTGGGTCATCTCGTCCATGGTCTGGACGGCGGTCTTGACCTCTTCGATGGCCGCGGCCTGCTCGCGGCTGTCATTGGCGATCGACCCCAGCAGCTCATTGTTGCCGCGCGCCGCATCGAGCATCGCCTTGAGCTTGCCGGCGGCCTCGCCGACCAGCTTGGAGCCCGAGTTCACTTCCCCGGCCGATTGCTCGATCAGGGCTTTCACCTCGGACGAGGCCTGCGCCGCCGACTGCGCCAGGCGCCGCACTTCCACCGCGACGACGGCAAACCCCTTGCCGGCATCACCGGCACGCGCGGCTTCCACCGAGGCGTTGAGGGCCAGAAGATTGGTCTGGAAGGCAATGTCGTCGATCATGCCGATAATGTTGGAGATCTTGGACGAGGAATTGGTGATCCGCTCCATGGCGGCCGTTGCCGCATCCATGACCTTGCCGCCTTCTTCGGCGGTGCGCGTCACCTGCGCCGCATTGGTGCTGGCATCCTCGGCGCGCTTGGCATTCTGCATCACCGTATTGGCGAGCTGTTCCATGGCAGCTGACGTTTCCTCGATGGTCGCCGCCTGCTTGGTGGTGCGCTCGGAAAGGTCGTTGGCGCCCGAGAGGATTTCCCCGGTTGCCGTCTTCAGCGACCCCGACGTGTGGCGCAGCTGGCCAACCACTTCGGTCAGCTTGTCGGCCACCGCATTGACGTCGCTCTTGAGCGTCGCGAAGGCGCCCTCATAATCGCCCTCCATGCGCTCGGTCAGATCCGTATTGGCCATGGCGCCCAGCACATGACCGATTTCGGTGACGCCGCGATTGAAGGTCGAAACCAGATTGTTGACGCTGGCAGCCAGGCCATTGAGTTCCGGATCGGGGAACTCGACCGTAACCTGCTTGCTGAAGTCACCGGCCACCGCCGCGTCGACCACGACGCCAAACGCGCCCTGCAGCTCGGTCATCATCTTCTGGCGGTTTTCCTGGTCGGCGATGATGCGGGCCGCTTCCGCCTCAGTCATCTGGCTGACGCGCAGTCCGTTCTGGCGGAATATTTCCACCGCGCGCGCCATGGCGCCCACTTCATTGCCGAGGTCCGTATAAGGCACCTCGGCCTCGTAATTGCCCTCGGCAATCGCGTCCATCGAAACGGCCAGCTTCGGAATAGGCTTGGTGATCCCGCGCGACAGCAGCAGCCCGAGCAGCCCCAGCGCGATGGTGACCGCGCCCCCGACCATGGCGATGAGGCCCAGCACGCCATTGGCCGAGGCTTCAACCGCCGCCATGGGCGTACCCACGAAAATGGCACCCATGACTTCGCCACTCATCTTTTCCACCGGCTGCAGCGCGCCGAAATACGTGGTGCCGTTGAGCGGCAGGGTGCCGATATATTGCTCGCCTGCCATCAACGGCGCGTAAGCCGGGCTCGACGCATCGAGCACCAGATCGGCCAACCGCGTACCGTCGGGACCGGCCAGGCTGGTGGTCTTGCCGACCAGGTTCTGCGTCGCGCTATCGAGCACGTAGATCGATGCGTCCTGCTTGGTGACGCGGGTAACCGAGTCGATCACTTCGGTGTCGTAGAACGGGGGGATGGCCCAGCTCTGGAAGGCATCCATCGTGCCCTCCGGCGTCCAGTTCAGTACCGAACCCGAAATGCGCCGCTCCAGGATGGTGGCGGCAACCCCCAGATTGGCGCTCTGTTCGACGCGGCTCTCGGCGATCGATTGCGAATAAAGGCTCATATAGATCGTGGCGGACACCGCCGCGATCGAACCGATAATGGCCACCAGCACCAGAGCCGCAATGGCCGTGGTCATCTTGATGTTGCCAAAGAACTTGCGCATGGATGTATTTCCCCCCGAGGCATCCGACGCGCCAAATCCGACGCACGTCTTGTGGACCTGTGATGAGGGAAATTACGGCACAGCCGTTAATCTATCGTTGTCCACGCGGCCGCCAACAGGATTGGCGGCCGAATTCGCGGGGCCTGTGACTAGAATTCGTTCCAATCCCGGTCGATGGCGGCAT
Encoded proteins:
- a CDS encoding methyl-accepting chemotaxis protein, giving the protein MFTRSLSIKVALLSGVALAITFAIGIVLLVLQVSRTIEAQTQALQTAATQSVAREVEASLTAASSVAYDLAGVLEALKASGVSDRATYDAVLRGALERNTELLGTWSGWEPNALDGKDAQFVNTTGTDASGRYVPYWNRGSGSVAVEALLDYDDQTAGAYYQVPKALDRLAAIEPYNYSVGGVDTLIMSFGAPIKAGGTYLGTAGVDLSLADLGARLAAIKPLGTGNVAVVTASGIVVAHPDAALLGKPLDAADPLANLVANALTAGSAEAGSADGSGVAMNNIAQPITVGTASDQWVVISSVPEATLAATVNEVRLTIAGLAALCVLVACAILFMLLRGMLGKPLGALTATVETVAGGNHDVEVPGTTRADEIGKLARAVEIFRDNGAKMSQMTEEERAASVRRRVERTDMMVALQAAFGEVVDAAIAGDFSKRVHAQFPDQELNSLAGSVNSLVETVDRGIGETGVVLGALADTDLTKRMLGDYQGAFARLKSDTNAVSEKLTEVVGGAKQISGALKQATGEILSGMNDLSERTTRQAATIEETTAAMEQLASTVADNARMAEDANGMAQKVSATAAQSGVTMGDANAAMERITSSSSKISNIIGMIDDIAFQTNLLALNASVEAARAGDAGKGFAVVAVEVRRLAQSAASASSDIKALIEQSASEVKGGSKLVSNAAEQLAAMLSAINENAELMQSIARASREQAAAIDEVTVAVRALDEMTQHNAALVEETNAAIEQTEAQASELDRVVDVFTIDSATARSARPVRATTQARGVVDKVRSAARSYLSEGNAAIAKDWSEF
- a CDS encoding methyl-accepting chemotaxis protein, producing the protein MRKFFGNIKMTTAIAALVLVAIIGSIAAVSATIYMSLYSQSIAESRVEQSANLGVAATILERRISGSVLNWTPEGTMDAFQSWAIPPFYDTEVIDSVTRVTKQDASIYVLDSATQNLVGKTTSLAGPDGTRLADLVLDASSPAYAPLMAGEQYIGTLPLNGTTYFGALQPVEKMSGEVMGAIFVGTPMAAVEASANGVLGLIAMVGGAVTIALGLLGLLLSRGITKPIPKLAVSMDAIAEGNYEAEVPYTDLGNEVGAMARAVEIFRQNGLRVSQMTEAEAARIIADQENRQKMMTELQGAFGVVVDAAVAGDFSKQVTVEFPDPELNGLAASVNNLVSTFNRGVTEIGHVLGAMANTDLTERMEGDYEGAFATLKSDVNAVADKLTEVVGQLRHTSGSLKTATGEILSGANDLSERTTKQAATIEETSAAMEQLANTVMQNAKRAEDASTNAAQVTRTAEEGGKVMDAATAAMERITNSSSKISNIIGMIDDIAFQTNLLALNASVEAARAGDAGKGFAVVAVEVRRLAQSAAQASSEVKALIEQSAGEVNSGSKLVGEAAGKLKAMLDAARGNNELLGSIANDSREQAAAIEEVKTAVQTMDEMTQHNAALVEETNAAIEQTEAQATELDRIVEVFQIGGRQAEAPVRERNVGGARGLQQRLASASANLTTHGNAAVAPDWNEF
- a CDS encoding methyl-accepting chemotaxis protein, with the protein product MSRLFTGSIARRLYSLLFVFALGFFAIVSYQLYALRQDLDAFKRTEIQSVVQAGAGVVQHYYDLAEAGTMTTEAAQAAALEALRFMRYQDGEYLFIDSYDYVNVMHAYQPEKEGTDRKAVVDGNGKLYLDEMITAAKTQGSYFVSYAFKDKDGTFKDKVTYAQAFEPWGWVIGSGVLLTTVDAIFWQAAMASAAITLGAMAVMLVLGVLIARSISRPIAALTGDMVRLADNDFEVALEGQDRSDEIGNMVRAVAVFRENGLKVSQMTEAEAARIIAEEQQRRTMMRELQGAFGQVVDGAIAGDFSGRVNAEFPDPELNGLAASVNSLVGTVERGLGETGRVLTALANTDLTERMEGEYQGAFARLKADTNAVADTLTDVVSRLKNTSRTLKTATGEILSGANDLSERTTKQAATIEETSAAMDQLAGTVIQNAERARDASVNAGEVTRTAEEGGQVMEKANAAMAAIEASSGKISNIIGLIDDIAFQTNLLALNASVEAARAGDAGKGFAVVAVEVRRLAQSAASASADVKVLIEQSAGEVSLGSRLVSDAAARLSAMLAAARANNQLMESIARESREQASAIEEVNIAVRQMDEMTQHNAALVEETNAAIEQTEGQANELDQIVAVFTTGGAAAVAPVTRAAAPVRPATPAVRKAAKAYLSQGNAAISTDWNEF